In Pseudoxanthomonas indica, the following are encoded in one genomic region:
- a CDS encoding alpha-E domain-containing protein, whose amino-acid sequence MLSRVAENLYWFSRYLRRAENTARLIGVGSQLQLDLPRSVRFTWRPMIDTVGASECFAEHYPDDGEADDGQVVGFLLLDPRNPSSLHSSVESAREILRGIRDTLPSEVWEAINDLHQHIGSSGERGLTRRYRVDFLTRIVDGCLKVSGLLSANVSRDIGFQFLRLGTALEQADMTTRIIDAGASGLVTPRSEEDRETFRNLQWMAVLRSLAAYQMYRRHVRQRVTAELALRFLLQNAEFPRSVQFCLTRIQNVLPTMPPRPAVDRHLNRVIGQTRNADAYWLASHDPASFMDEIQVHLGAMHDAIAAGYFAD is encoded by the coding sequence ATGCTTTCGCGCGTCGCCGAAAACCTCTACTGGTTCAGCCGCTACCTTCGCCGCGCGGAAAACACCGCGCGCCTCATCGGCGTCGGCAGCCAGCTGCAACTGGATCTGCCGCGCAGCGTGCGCTTCACCTGGCGGCCGATGATCGATACCGTCGGCGCCAGCGAATGCTTCGCCGAGCACTACCCCGATGATGGCGAAGCAGATGATGGCCAGGTGGTCGGCTTCCTGTTGCTGGATCCGCGCAATCCGTCCTCGCTGCACAGTTCGGTGGAATCGGCGCGCGAGATCCTGCGCGGCATCCGCGACACCCTGCCTTCGGAAGTGTGGGAAGCCATCAACGATCTGCACCAGCACATCGGCAGCAGCGGCGAGCGCGGACTGACCCGGCGCTATCGGGTCGACTTCCTCACCCGCATCGTCGATGGCTGCCTGAAGGTGTCCGGCCTGCTCAGCGCCAACGTCAGCCGCGACATCGGCTTCCAGTTCCTGCGCCTGGGCACCGCGCTGGAGCAGGCCGACATGACCACCCGCATCATCGATGCCGGCGCTTCCGGGCTGGTCACCCCGCGCAGCGAGGAAGATCGCGAGACCTTCCGCAACCTGCAATGGATGGCGGTGCTGCGTTCACTGGCGGCCTACCAGATGTACCGCCGCCACGTGCGCCAGCGTGTCACCGCCGAGCTGGCGTTGCGCTTCCTGCTGCAGAACGCCGAGTTTCCGCGCAGCGTGCAGTTCTGCCTGACCCGCATCCAGAACGTGCTGCCGACCATGCCACCGCGTCCGGCCGTGGATCGTCACCTCAACCGCGTGATCGGCCAGACCCGCAATGCCGATGCGTACTGGTTGGCCAGCCACGACCCGGCCAGCTTCATGGATGAAATCCAGGTCCACCTGGGGGCGATGCACGATGCGATCGCGGCGGGGTATTTCGCCGACTGA
- a CDS encoding ribbon-helix-helix domain-containing protein, with amino-acid sequence MRSTQQFSITLPNEMADTVRAKVASGEYATESEVIRDGLRALLARDRAVEAWLKQEVAPAAKALAADPTRGVSASQVKQQLAARRRAKE; translated from the coding sequence ATGCGCAGCACTCAACAGTTCAGCATCACCCTACCGAATGAGATGGCAGATACCGTGCGCGCAAAAGTGGCATCCGGCGAATACGCGACCGAAAGCGAGGTCATACGCGATGGTCTGCGCGCCCTGCTGGCACGGGATCGTGCCGTGGAGGCCTGGCTGAAGCAGGAAGTTGCACCGGCCGCCAAGGCGCTGGCAGCGGATCCCACGCGTGGTGTTTCAGCGTCCCAAGTCAAACAGCAACTGGCAGCTCGGCGCCGCGCCAAGGAATGA
- a CDS encoding type II toxin-antitoxin system RelE/ParE family toxin encodes MSFTVRFAPEVAAQLQAIEDFISRTQATTTAAAFVDAIVSHCENLATFPLRGIRRDDLLPGLRISHYRGRTIIAFTVDTPASVVSILGVYYGGRDYDAVIVGA; translated from the coding sequence GTGAGCTTCACCGTTCGGTTTGCGCCAGAAGTGGCGGCGCAGTTGCAGGCCATTGAAGACTTCATTTCACGGACTCAGGCCACCACGACGGCAGCGGCGTTCGTCGACGCCATCGTCAGCCATTGCGAAAACTTGGCGACATTCCCGCTGCGTGGCATCCGCCGCGATGACCTGCTGCCCGGACTGCGCATCAGCCACTATCGGGGCCGCACCATCATCGCCTTCACGGTCGACACACCGGCCAGCGTCGTGTCCATCCTGGGGGTGTACTACGGTGGCCGTGACTACGACGCAGTGATCGTTGGCGCGTAG
- a CDS encoding 20S proteasome subunit A/B, whose translation MTYCVGIEVDQGLVFAADTRTSASFDDVRVHRKMHTFEFPGERVFVLLSAGNLATTQLTISKLQSDVDDGAPRNLRSFRHLYQVAEYVGEVLVSSQARIGNDPQHSGVSVQSTLILGGQIAGERPGLYMIYPLGNCIAASPETPYLQIGESKYGKPILDRILRPETSLENAARCALVSLDSTIRSNLSVGMPIDLALLRNGDLKLTQQMRLEGDTPLYAEIHDSWSQKLEAAVHSLPRFPWEPARAEDAEPSSAPRHAPPRNTATRRDPGDMQGQQ comes from the coding sequence ATGACTTATTGCGTCGGCATCGAAGTGGATCAGGGCCTGGTGTTTGCCGCCGACACGCGCACCAGCGCCTCGTTCGATGATGTGCGGGTGCACCGCAAGATGCACACCTTCGAGTTTCCCGGCGAGCGCGTGTTCGTGTTGCTGTCGGCGGGCAACCTGGCCACCACCCAGCTCACCATCTCCAAGTTGCAGAGCGACGTGGATGACGGCGCGCCACGCAACCTGCGCAGCTTCCGCCACCTCTACCAGGTGGCCGAGTACGTCGGCGAGGTGCTTGTCTCCAGCCAGGCCAGGATCGGCAACGATCCGCAGCACAGCGGCGTGAGCGTGCAGTCCACCTTGATCCTCGGTGGCCAGATCGCCGGCGAGCGACCGGGGCTGTACATGATCTATCCGCTCGGCAACTGCATCGCCGCCTCGCCGGAAACGCCGTACCTGCAGATCGGCGAATCCAAGTACGGCAAGCCGATCCTGGATCGCATCCTGCGCCCGGAGACCTCGCTGGAGAATGCCGCCCGCTGTGCGCTGGTCTCGCTGGACTCGACCATCCGCTCCAACCTGTCGGTGGGCATGCCGATTGATCTGGCGCTGCTGCGCAATGGCGATCTCAAGCTGACCCAGCAGATGCGCCTGGAAGGCGATACACCGCTCTACGCGGAAATCCACGACAGCTGGTCGCAGAAGCTGGAAGCGGCCGTGCACAGCCTGCCGCGTTTTCCGTGGGAACCGGCACGCGCCGAGGACGCCGAGCCGTCGAGCGCGCCACGGCATGCACCACCTCGCAACACCGCGACCCGCCGCGACCCCGGGGATATGCAAGGCCAGCAGTAG
- a CDS encoding class I SAM-dependent methyltransferase, producing the protein MAAPLPLPDDDALAHSQHLSDLIRQEMRAEGGRMPFSRFMERCLYAPGLGYYSAGSTKFGEAGDFITAPELGPLFATCVATAVAPVMQQLGPQAEFFEIGGGSGAFAEIMLKRMLELDALPTRYAILEPSADLRERQRERLARRLVPPVFELVEWLDGPPGEPWNGVLFANEVIDALPTPRFTLRDGEVFEEYVALDEQGSFIREDRPADALLAAAVRHVERYLEQPFADGYRSELLPQLPYWIQAVMGGLQSGAMLFADYGYPRREFYLPDRDQGTLRAFYRQHLHADAYLHPGLQDLTASVDFTALAEAGTNAGFDLAGYSDQASFLLGNGLPDRLQEIEERADEAAKLRFRNEAKKLTLPSEMGERFQVMGFSRDVEFGTAFLANDLTWRL; encoded by the coding sequence ATGGCTGCCCCGCTTCCTTTGCCCGATGACGACGCGCTGGCGCATAGCCAGCACCTGAGCGACCTGATCCGCCAGGAGATGCGCGCCGAGGGCGGGCGCATGCCGTTCTCGCGCTTCATGGAGCGCTGCCTGTACGCGCCCGGGCTCGGTTACTACAGCGCCGGCAGCACCAAGTTCGGCGAGGCCGGCGATTTCATCACCGCGCCGGAGCTCGGGCCGCTGTTCGCCACCTGCGTGGCCACGGCGGTCGCGCCGGTGATGCAGCAGTTGGGCCCGCAGGCGGAGTTCTTCGAGATTGGCGGTGGCAGCGGCGCCTTCGCCGAGATCATGCTCAAGCGGATGCTCGAGCTGGATGCCTTGCCCACGCGCTACGCCATCCTGGAGCCGAGTGCGGATCTGCGCGAGCGCCAGCGCGAACGCCTGGCGCGGCGACTGGTGCCGCCGGTGTTCGAATTGGTGGAATGGCTGGATGGTCCGCCCGGCGAACCGTGGAATGGCGTGCTGTTCGCCAACGAGGTGATCGATGCACTGCCCACGCCGCGCTTCACCCTGCGCGATGGCGAGGTGTTCGAGGAATACGTCGCGCTGGACGAGCAGGGGAGTTTCATCCGCGAGGATCGCCCGGCCGACGCCTTGCTGGCGGCGGCGGTGCGGCATGTCGAACGCTACCTGGAGCAGCCGTTCGCGGACGGCTACCGTTCCGAGTTGCTGCCGCAGCTGCCGTACTGGATCCAGGCGGTGATGGGTGGCCTGCAGTCCGGCGCCATGCTGTTTGCCGACTATGGCTACCCGCGTCGCGAGTTCTACCTGCCGGATCGCGACCAGGGAACCTTGCGCGCCTTCTATCGCCAGCACCTGCATGCCGACGCGTACCTGCATCCGGGTCTGCAGGATCTGACCGCGTCGGTCGACTTCACCGCACTGGCCGAAGCCGGCACCAACGCGGGCTTTGATCTGGCTGGTTACAGCGATCAGGCCAGCTTCCTGCTGGGCAACGGTCTGCCGGACCGCCTGCAGGAAATCGAGGAGCGCGCCGATGAAGCAGCCAAACTGCGTTTCCGCAACGAGGCCAAGAAGCTGACCCTGCCCAGCGAGATGGGCGAGCGCTTCCAGGTGATGGGATTCTCGCGCGATGTCGAGTTCGGCACGGCGTTCCTGGCCAATGATCTGACCTGGCGGCTGTGA
- a CDS encoding beta-N-acetylhexosaminidase, whose product MSFVSPRGCRRLLILVASLFALPAFAATSTRPADSAATPSLIPAPAQLQTQPGQFVITTATGLHAKGDEARAVALHFQAWMRDALPTPLALTDSADAGITFEITPQASENPEGYRLEVAERGIRVAASDARGLFYGAVTLWQLATPAADGALRIGAVRIDDAPRFGWRGFMLDSARHFWSVDEIKRLLDAMALHKLNTFHWHLTDDQGWRIEIRKYPKLTDIGSCRTPAGDAGRDASGKPVKYCGYYSQQQIREVVAYAAERHITVMPEIDVPGHAQAAIAAYPELGVLGTRPEISNQWGVHSYLFNTEEGTLRFLEDVLTEVIDLFPGRYVHVGADEAVKDQWQASAHVQARMRELGVPDEFHMQSHIIKRLEKFLEAHDRRLIGWDEILEGGLPPEATVMSWRGTEGGLEAAKQGHDVVMTPKSHLYLDYLQTGSTDEPPGRPAQVTLAQVYGFEPVPAALDASLRHHILGLQANLWTEHTRTVERLYHHLFPRLAALAEVGWSPAERRDYADFLQRLPAQLRRYQAHGIGYAQTPFQVIIGAPKSVDGKSARLELQNPLGYAVHYSIDGSEPTASSPLYQQPLSLPLPTTVRAAAFFDGEPLAPSSSRLIDAASLLTRHDDELDTCPDAGRLLLRLEDDGPREGARALFNVTIFNPCWRWADAPLQEAASVQVRAGQIPYYFQLAHDEKNRKFEAAATAHGELLVRTGDCKGEPVARVSLPATPDADGFITLQASLPASARAAQGLCLNFSGDTRPTMWVLDEVKLMRAE is encoded by the coding sequence ATGTCGTTCGTGTCGCCGCGTGGTTGCCGTCGCCTGCTGATTCTGGTCGCGTCCCTGTTTGCCTTGCCAGCGTTTGCTGCCACGTCCACCCGTCCCGCGGACTCGGCTGCAACTCCTTCACTCATTCCCGCTCCGGCGCAGCTGCAGACGCAGCCGGGGCAGTTCGTGATCACCACCGCCACCGGCCTTCATGCCAAAGGTGACGAGGCACGTGCCGTTGCGCTGCACTTCCAAGCATGGATGCGCGACGCGCTACCGACCCCGTTGGCATTGACCGATAGCGCGGACGCCGGCATCACGTTCGAGATCACGCCGCAGGCCAGCGAAAATCCCGAAGGCTATCGACTGGAAGTCGCCGAGCGCGGCATCCGCGTTGCCGCCAGCGATGCACGCGGCCTGTTCTACGGTGCGGTGACGCTGTGGCAGCTGGCGACCCCTGCCGCCGATGGCGCGCTGCGTATCGGCGCCGTTCGCATCGACGATGCACCACGCTTTGGCTGGCGCGGCTTCATGCTCGATTCGGCCCGGCATTTCTGGAGCGTGGACGAGATCAAGCGCCTGCTCGACGCCATGGCCCTGCATAAGCTCAACACCTTCCACTGGCATCTGACCGATGACCAGGGCTGGCGCATCGAGATCAGGAAGTATCCCAAGCTCACCGACATCGGCAGCTGCCGCACGCCGGCCGGCGATGCAGGGCGCGATGCCTCGGGCAAGCCGGTGAAATACTGCGGCTACTACAGCCAGCAACAGATTCGCGAGGTAGTGGCGTATGCCGCCGAACGCCATATCACCGTAATGCCGGAAATCGATGTCCCCGGTCACGCGCAGGCGGCGATTGCGGCCTATCCGGAACTCGGCGTGCTGGGCACGCGTCCGGAGATTTCCAATCAATGGGGCGTGCACAGCTATCTGTTCAACACCGAGGAAGGCACCTTGCGTTTCCTCGAGGATGTGCTTACCGAGGTGATCGATCTGTTCCCCGGCCGCTACGTGCATGTCGGCGCGGACGAGGCGGTGAAGGACCAATGGCAGGCGTCGGCGCACGTGCAGGCGCGCATGCGCGAGCTCGGCGTGCCTGACGAATTCCACATGCAGAGCCACATCATCAAGCGCCTGGAGAAGTTCCTGGAAGCGCATGACCGCCGTTTGATCGGCTGGGATGAAATCCTCGAAGGCGGCCTGCCGCCGGAAGCCACGGTGATGTCATGGCGCGGCACCGAAGGCGGACTGGAAGCGGCGAAGCAAGGCCACGACGTGGTGATGACGCCCAAGTCGCATCTCTACCTGGATTACCTGCAGACGGGTTCGACCGATGAGCCGCCCGGTCGTCCCGCACAGGTGACCCTTGCGCAGGTGTACGGCTTCGAGCCGGTACCCGCAGCGCTGGATGCGTCCCTGCGCCACCACATCCTCGGCTTGCAGGCCAACCTGTGGACCGAACACACGCGCACCGTCGAGCGCCTGTACCACCATCTCTTCCCGCGCCTGGCGGCGCTGGCCGAAGTGGGCTGGTCGCCGGCGGAGCGCAGGGATTACGCCGATTTCCTGCAGCGCCTGCCCGCGCAGCTGCGGCGTTATCAGGCCCATGGCATCGGCTACGCGCAGACGCCGTTCCAGGTGATCATCGGCGCGCCGAAGTCCGTGGATGGCAAGTCGGCACGGCTTGAGTTGCAGAATCCGCTGGGCTACGCCGTCCACTACTCCATCGATGGCAGCGAGCCCACCGCAAGCTCGCCGCTCTACCAGCAACCCCTGTCGCTGCCGTTGCCCACCACCGTGCGTGCCGCTGCCTTCTTTGATGGCGAGCCGCTGGCTCCGTCCAGCTCGCGCCTGATCGATGCGGCCTCACTGCTGACGCGCCACGATGACGAGCTGGACACCTGCCCGGATGCGGGACGTCTGCTGCTGCGGCTGGAAGATGACGGCCCTCGCGAGGGCGCGCGCGCCCTGTTCAACGTCACCATCTTCAATCCCTGCTGGCGTTGGGCCGATGCGCCGTTGCAGGAAGCGGCAAGCGTGCAGGTCCGCGCTGGCCAGATCCCGTACTACTTCCAGTTGGCTCATGACGAGAAGAATCGCAAGTTCGAAGCCGCTGCCACCGCGCACGGCGAACTGCTGGTTCGCACCGGCGATTGCAAAGGCGAGCCGGTCGCGCGCGTGTCGCTGCCAGCTACACCGGATGCAGACGGATTCATCACCCTGCAGGCCTCGCTGCCCGCCAGCGCGCGCGCTGCGCAGGGGCTGTGCCTGAACTTCAGCGGTGACACCCGGCCGACGATGTGGGTGCTGGATGAGGTGAAGTTGATGCGTGCCGAGTGA